The stretch of DNA CCCGAATTTCTGCACCGGCTATATCATCGCGGCCTTCGATACATTGTCGTTGTCCCGCGAGATCTGCCCGTTACAGACCCGCGCGTCGAACATCCAAGTCGTCGCCACGACCCGCAAATATTTGCGCAAACATGCCAAGGTGACGGGCACGGGCGCGCCCTCGTTCGTCGTGCGCGACGCCCTGCAAGAGGCATTTCCCTGCAAGCGTAGATAACCGCGCCGCGGCACGGTCCGCTTCAAAGACGATCACTGTCGATGGCAGCCGTGCATGGCATTCGTACCGGGGAGCATAGCGGCACCGCTTTCCGATTCGGTCCAAAGCGCGGCAAGATGCGGTCATGGTATCGACACGCAACGCCATCGTCAGCCTCGCGGCAGGCGATATCCAGGGCCGCTCGGAAGACGGCATCTCGATCTACCGCGCGGTCCCCTACGCGACTGCGCCGGTCGGTGAGCGACGCTTTGCGGTCCCCCAGCCCGTTGCCGAATGGACCGGCGTCCGCCCTGCCATCGATCCAGGGGCCAACGCATCACAGCGCACGCGCACCGTGCCGTCACTTGATGCCGTGCCGCTGATCGGCACGGGCTGGTCGAAGGGCGACGACTATCTGACGCTCGACGTGCTTCGTCCCGATGACCAGCGCACCGCCCTGCCCGTCATGGTGTTCATCCACGGCGGCGGCTTCGTCGTCGGCAGCAAGAACGCGTCGGTACAGGAGGGGCGGACGTTCGCGCGCGACGGAATCGTCTATGTCGCGCTCAACTACCGCATGGGGATCGACGGCTTCCTGCCGATCCCGGGCGTGCCGACCAACCTCGGCTTGCGCGACATGATCGCCGGACTCGGCTGGGTGCAGGCGAACATCGCGGCGTTCGGCGGCGATCCTGGAAACGTCACCGTGTTCGGCGAAAGCGCGGGTGCAATGGCGATCGCCGATCTCGTGACGTCGCCACTCGCCAAGTGCCTGTTCCGCCGCGCGATCGTGCAAAGTGGGCACGGCGGCATGACGCGCGACATCGGCGTTGCGCAACGACTGGTCCGCAAGCTCGCGAAGCTCCTGAACATCACGCCCGATCGTGCAGGATTCGCAAGCGTACAGCCCGGCGACGCGATGCTCGACGCGGTGGAGAAGGTCTCGATGCCGACCACACGGCTCGACCTGCGTGGTCCCGACGGCCGCGAACCCGTGTTCGGGATCAGCCGGTTCGTCCCCGTGCACGGCGACGACATACTTCCGAACCCGCCGCTCGAAGCGCTCAAGCAAGGCGCCGGCGCCGAGGTCGACCTGCTGATCGGCAGCAATGCCGAGGAGATGAACCTCTACCTGATCCCCAGCGGCGTGCGCGACAAGGTGGGCAAGCTGCTCGCCTGGTTCGTCCTGCGCAAGTCGCAGCCGCGCGCATGCGCCGTGCTCAAGGCGTACGGCTTGGGCAATGGAAAGGCAGCGGGCCAGGCACTGACCGATGCGATGACCGACCTCGTCTTCCGCTGGCCGGCGCGCCGGTTCGCCGAAGAACATCGCGGGCGCACGCACATGTACGAGTTCGAATGGCGCTCGCCGCGCTTCGACGGACAGCTCGGCGCGTCGCACGGCATGGAATTGCCGTTCGTGTTCGACAGCCTCGCGACGTGCACCGGCGAGGACGGACTGTGCGGTACCAATCCCCCGCAGGACCTCGCGAGCCGTGTCCACAGGATCTGGGTCGACTTCGCCCGCGACGGATCGCTGCCCTGGGCGCCGTTCGAGCGCGATACGCGAATCGTCTACAAGCTCGCCGCCGGCGAAGCAGAGGTCGAAGCGCCGATGCCCGCCGCGCGCTTCCTGCCCTGACCGAGAAAGCCCGCATGTATCTCGACCGTCTGCGCCTCGATGGCCGCACCGCTCTCGTCACGGGTGGCGCGCAAGGCATCGGCTATTGCTGCGTCGATGCGCTGGCCGAAGCCGGTGCACGCGTCACGATCGCGGACCGCGACGCCGACGCGATCGGCGCGGCGATGGAGTCGCTCCGCGCGAAAGGCCATATCGTCGAGGGCGTCGTCCTCGACGTGACCGATCCGGACCGCGTCACGCAGGTCGCCGATCAGGCGGGCGTTATCGACATCCTGGTCAACAATGCCGGCATCGCCCGCAGCGAGACCGCGGCGGAAGACGTCACCGACGAGCATTGGCGCAACGTCCTCGACGTCAATCTCAACGGCACCTTCTGGTGCGCCCGCGCCTTTGGCCGTCACATGCTCGCCGCCGGAAAGGGCAGCATCGTCAATGTCGGGTCGATGTCCGGCTTCA from Sphingomonas sp. HMP9 encodes:
- a CDS encoding Rap1a/Tai family immunity protein: MMMLMAALLAAADRPVVVSSVTTAQLVELCRGNDTDPTPNFCTGYIIAAFDTLSLSREICPLQTRASNIQVVATTRKYLRKHAKVTGTGAPSFVVRDALQEAFPCKRR
- a CDS encoding carboxylesterase/lipase family protein is translated as MVSTRNAIVSLAAGDIQGRSEDGISIYRAVPYATAPVGERRFAVPQPVAEWTGVRPAIDPGANASQRTRTVPSLDAVPLIGTGWSKGDDYLTLDVLRPDDQRTALPVMVFIHGGGFVVGSKNASVQEGRTFARDGIVYVALNYRMGIDGFLPIPGVPTNLGLRDMIAGLGWVQANIAAFGGDPGNVTVFGESAGAMAIADLVTSPLAKCLFRRAIVQSGHGGMTRDIGVAQRLVRKLAKLLNITPDRAGFASVQPGDAMLDAVEKVSMPTTRLDLRGPDGREPVFGISRFVPVHGDDILPNPPLEALKQGAGAEVDLLIGSNAEEMNLYLIPSGVRDKVGKLLAWFVLRKSQPRACAVLKAYGLGNGKAAGQALTDAMTDLVFRWPARRFAEEHRGRTHMYEFEWRSPRFDGQLGASHGMELPFVFDSLATCTGEDGLCGTNPPQDLASRVHRIWVDFARDGSLPWAPFERDTRIVYKLAAGEAEVEAPMPAARFLP
- a CDS encoding SDR family NAD(P)-dependent oxidoreductase, whose translation is MYLDRLRLDGRTALVTGGAQGIGYCCVDALAEAGARVTIADRDADAIGAAMESLRAKGHIVEGVVLDVTDPDRVTQVADQAGVIDILVNNAGIARSETAAEDVTDEHWRNVLDVNLNGTFWCARAFGRHMLAAGKGSIVNVGSMSGFIVNRPQPQSYYNASKAAVHHLTRSLAAEWAPRGVRVNAVAPTYIATPLNAFADQDGEMYKRWIDGTPQGRLGEPEEVASVVHFLASDAASLMTGSIVLADGGYTCW